In Schistocerca piceifrons isolate TAMUIC-IGC-003096 chromosome 9, iqSchPice1.1, whole genome shotgun sequence, the following proteins share a genomic window:
- the LOC124717000 gene encoding piggyBac transposable element-derived protein 4-like isoform X1 codes for MGSTTFGWRFWWQEGIWAAEVRLSRSSIPKALHIVGCLTFVLVNLQTARFTMEGPKYVSNRSKRIVALARSQNYLEESDSEVDSDESCIPDEDLTIQDPRNETDNDDDSPNDDDRDDETIREIFEVENTAVREETGEQPQSDITSGGSRLITPQKPADVASSSTRSDDTLDESRLPVSYYGRNKCFTWSSTPVRSKTRTAASNIIKVRLSKIQGPALTVGKNPLPGEVWRLLFTDDMIETIVKHTNEKLAKIRSVIELKESVAYRDTTVQEVNAVIGVTVLCSIFKSAREPMTSLFSTSVLGRPIFRSIITEKRLGILLRAFRFDDSSTREQREKYDPAAAITDIFNKFIWNCQQIYSPGAHLTVDETLVPFRGRVKFRIYMPNKPAKYGIKVMGLADAHNAYIYNAYIYSGKGCDGATLSTAEKKKSIPTQSVIRLSKGLYGTNRNISCDNWFCSVELAQELLAHNLTLVGTLKRNRPQIPAEFQARSDREIGSSLYGFTKEMTLLSYVPKRNKAVLLLSSMHHSNYTDVSNDKPEIISFYNATKSGIDTLDMKCSVYSTNRKTRRWPLAIFYHMVAMAGSNASILYGLFGEKKTVSRFDFLKRVSLYLVYDFVKSRLAISNLPQELQSIISSLEEEAAKEKQIVSQRNKFVVRVDECPTDTLGKRKTCRFCPYQKKRKTAYKCISCEEPTCLECSRKVCKTCAIKNKS; via the coding sequence GTTTACAATGGAAGGTCCGAAATATGTTTCAAATCGGTCGAAAAGAATTGTAGCCCTTGCACGCTCTCAAAATTACCTTGAAGAATCAGACTCGGAAGTGGATTCAGATGAATCATGCATTCCAGATGAGGACCTTACTATCCAAGATCCTCgcaatgaaacagataatgacgatGACTCTCCCAATGATGATGATCGCGATGATGAAACTATTCGAGAAATATTTGAAGTCGAAAATACCGCAGTTCGCGAAGAAACTGGAGAGCAACCACAGTCTGACATAACTTCTGGTGGAAGCAGACTAATCACTCCACAGAAGCCTGCTGATGTTGCTAGCTCATCTACGCGTTCTGATGACACTCTAGATGAGAGTCGTCTTCCAGTTTCTTACTACGGAAGAAACAAGTGTTTCACATGGTCATCAACTCCTGTTCGCTCTAAGACGCGAACAGCAGCATCCAATATAATAAAGGTACGGCTATCAAAGATACAAGGGCCTGCTCTTACCGTGGGGAAAAACCCACTCCCAGGTGAAGTGTGGCGCCTTTTGTttactgacgacatgattgagacgaTTGTAAAGCATACTAATGAAAAGTTGGCCAAAATTCGTTCTGTTATTGAACTAAAAGAAAGTGTAGCTTACAGAGACACTACTGTGCAGGAAGTGAACGCTGTGATTGGAGTCACAGTTCTTTGCAGCATATTCAAATCTGCGAGGgagcctatgacctcgctgttttccaCTTCGGTCTTGGGGAGGCCAATTTTTcgatcaataataacagaaaagcgATTAGGAATATTGCTTAGGGCATTTAGATTCGATGACTCGAGCACgagggaacagagggaaaaatATGACCCAGCTGCTGCCATTACAGACATATTTAATAAGTTTATTTGGAACTGCCAACAAATTTATAGCCCTGGAGcgcatttgacagttgatgaaactttGGTGCCTTTCAGAGGGAGGGTTAAATTTCGTATATATATGCCGAATAAACCGGCTAAATATGGCATTAAGGTCATGGGTCTGGCAGATGCACACAATGCATATATTTACAATGCCTACATCTACTCCGGCAAAGGCTGTGATGGAGCCACACTTTCtacagcagaaaagaaaaagagCATTCCCACGCAGTCTGTAATCCGCCTATCTAAAGGGCTGTATGgcacaaacagaaatattagttGCGACAATTGGTTTTGTTCTGTGGAACTTGCCCAGGAGCTACTAGCTCACAATTTGACATTAGTTGGGACACTAAAAAGAAACAGACCCCAGATACCAGCAGAATTTCAAGCAAGAAGCGATCGTGAAATTGGGTCCAGCCTTTATGGCTTTACGAAAGAAATGACTCTGCTTTCTTATGTCCCAAAAAGGAATAAGGCAGTCCTACTTCTTTCGTCAATGCATCATTCCAATTACACTGACGTTTCAAATGATAAACCTGAAATCATATCTTTTTATAACGCCACAAAAAGTGGAATAGACACGCTAGATATGAAGTGCAGTGTTTATTCTACTAATCGCAAAACAAGAAGGTGGCCGTTGGctattttttaccacatggtggccATGGCTGGATCAAACGCAAGTATACTTTATGGACtttttggagagaagaaaaccgtATCACGTTTTGATTTCCTGAAAAGAGTTTCTCTATATTTGGTCTACGATTTCGTAAAATCCCGACTGGCAATCTCCAATCTGCCTCAAGAGCTACAAagtattatttcatctttagaagaagAGGCAGCAAAAGAAAAGCAAATCGTTAGCCAACGGAATAAATTTGTTGTTCGAGTTGATGAGTGTCCGACGGACACACTTggtaaaagaaaaacctgtcgattttgtccatatcaaaaaaagaggaaaactgccTACAAGTGTATTTCTTGCGAAGAACCAACGTGCTTGGAGTGTTCACGAAAAGTGTGCAAGACttgtgcaattaaaaataaaagttaa